The region TCATCTTTATAATACTCAAATTTGATCTCATCAAAATTGAATTGTCCCTTTCTGCTAGGCAAATTCCTCGCCCAATAATTAGGGTTTTTCTGGTAGGTGATTTTCTTGCCCACATCAAAAGAAGCGATCACATAAGGGCCGCTAGAAACAGGAATGAGTAAGGGGTTTTTTTCAAAATAATCCTTTTGAAACGCTTTTTTGGAAAAGATCTGCAACTGCCCTAAAATAAGGGGCAACTCTTTATTTTCAGTGGTTTTGAAAATGAATTTAACATGGTGTTTGTCTAAAACCACCGCCTTTTTAACATCTTGGTAATACTGCCTATAAATAGGCGATCCCAATTTCATGATCGTATCAAAGCTAAACTTCACGTCGCTCGCTAAAATGGGAGCGTTATTACTGAATCTCGCTCTTTTGTCTAAGGTAAAAATCACATAGCTGTTATCCTTAGCCACTTCTGCGTCTTTAGCGATTAAGGGGTATTCTGCAAAAGGTTCGTCCAAACTTTGCACCATTAAAGTGTCATAAATCAAATCCAAGCCTTCGGCTTTAGTGCCTTTAAGCGCAAAAGGGTTAAGGCTATCAAAAGTCCCTATAGCGTCATTCCTTAAAACACCGCCCTTTCTAGCGTTAGGGTTAGCGTATTCAAAATGCGTGAAATTGTCTTTATATTTAGGCTCTTCGCCCAAGTATAAATAAGGCGTAGCCTTAAGGAAACAAAACACCCCTAACCATAAGCCTAAAATTTTCATCTAAATCAACCCCATCAATTCTTTAGCCTTTTGGTAAGTCGCTCTCGCTAAAGGCCTGGCTTTTTTAGTGCCGCAATTTAAGACGGCTTTCACCTCATCGTCGCTGATTTCTTTGTATCTTTCTTGGATAGGCTTTAAAGATTGGATCACTACTTCAGCTAATTCCTTTTTAAAATCCCCATAGCCCTTATTTTTGAAACGCTCCTCTATCTTTTCTGGGCTTTCATCGCTCAAAAGCATGTAGATATTTAAAAGGTTAAAAATGCCCTCTCTTTTTTCATCAAATGCAATAACGCCTATAGAATCCGTGGCCGCTTTTTTGATTTTTCTTACAATAATGTCCGGCTCATCTAAAAGAAAAATCGCATGGTTAGCCCCTTGATGCGATTTACTCATCTTCACTTTTGGATCGTCTAGCCCCATAACCCTTGCCCCCACTTTAGCGATCAAAGGCTCTGGCACTTTAAAGCAGTTCCCAAAATCCCTGTTAAATTTTTCTGCAACATTTCTCGTGAGCTCTAAATGCTGTTTTTGATCTTCGCCCACTGGCACTAAATCGCTTTGGTATAACAAAATATCTGACGCCATTAAAATAGGGTAATTGAAAAGCCCCACATTCACGCTTTTAGGGTTTTTTAAAGACTTGTCTTTGAATTGCGTCATTCGTTGCATTTCTCCCATAGACACCTGGCAATTTAATAGCCATGCTAAAGCCGGGTGCTCATCCACTTCACTTTGAATGAATAACCCCGATTGACTAGGATTAATCCCGCAAGCTAAAAGCAATTTGACTAACTCATAGGTTTGGGATTTTAAAAATGTAGGATCTATGGGTAGGGTGATCGCATGCGAATTGACGATACAAAAAAGGTTTTCATACTCATCTTGCATCTCTACCCAATGCTTGATCGCTCCTAAATAGTTGCCCAAATGGATTTGCCCGGTCGGTTGGATGCCTGAAAAGACTCGTTTTTTGTGCATGTTGTTTCTCGTTGGTTTAGTTAGTGTTATTGTAACCACCTAATTTTAATATTTTAATTTATCTTGGTTTTTAAGAACGCTTGATCCCAGAAAAGAGTAACACTTCATAGCTCAATTTTTCAAACGCCATGTTTTGAAAAAAATGTTTTTTTTGCTTGAAACTCAGCGTTGAACCCCCCAAAAGACCGCATTTTTTAAGGTAATTCAAGCAGTCTTGTTTGCGGTTGAAATAAAGGGAAAAGCGCTTGTTTTCTAATTCTATTTGAAAATGTTTAAAGGCGTTTTTAATCAAGGATTTGAGCGTTTTGAGATCCCTTAAAGGCGAAGGCGTGCCTAAAAACTCATGCACTTCATGCAAACTAAAATCCGTATGGATAGCTAAAGCGGCTTCCTTACTAGAAAGAGCGATTTTTTCTAAAACGCTTTTTAAATCCCTTGCCCATTGCAAAGATGAAGAGGACACAACCAAATCATAATCGCAAAAAACATGTTCTTCAAAATCCGCATGCTCTAAAGAGATTTTTTGAATGTTGATAGAATGCGTGGGGTGTAATTTGAGCATGTTTATGGAATTATCCAAAGCGATAAAGTCTTCAATCACAATATTTTGCCGCTCTAAAGCGTTAAAAACAGCCCCACTCCCCGATCCTAGATCCAAAACTTTAGCGTAACGTTTTTGTTTTAAAAATTGAACAAGACAGATAGCGATTTGCTGCTGGATATGAGCGAAGAGGTGATAAGTTTTGGCATGCTTATTGAATGAATGCTGATTGAATGCAAGCTGATTGAATGAATAAAAAGAGTCCAACACCACCGCCTTAACGCACTACCTTAAAATTAAAACTAAATTTTAGTGTATTCTTAGCAAATTTTAGATAGGATCAAGCATAATTTTTTCTAAATTTTAGGGATTTAAGGAATCGGTGTTTATGACAAGCGCTCTGTTAGGCTTACAAATTGTTTTAGCGGTATTGATTGTGGTGGTGGTTTTGTTGCAAAAAAGTTCTAGCATCGGCTTAGGGGCTTATAGCGGGAGCAACGATTCTTTATTTGGCGCTAAAGGGCCCGCAAGCTTTATGGCGAAATTGACCATGTTTTTAGGGCTGTTATTCGTCATCAACACCATCGCTTTGGGCTATTTTTACAACAAAGAATACGGCAAAAGCATTTTAGATGAAACTAAAACTAAGCTTTCGCCCTTAGTCCCTGCCACCGGCACGCTTAACCCTACGCTCAATCCCACATTAAACCCAACGCTCAATCCTTTAGAGCAAGCCCCCACTAACCCTTTAATGCCACAACAAACGCCTAACGAACTCCCTAAAGAGCCATTAAATGCACCTTCTGTTGAAAGCCCCAAACAGAATGAAAAAAATGAAAAAAATGACACCAAAGAGAATGGTATAAAGGGTGTTGAAAAAACCAAAGAGAGTGCAAAAACGCCCCCAACCACCCACCAAAAGCCTAAAACGCATGCGACAACCAACGCCCATACAAACCAAAAAAAGGATGAAAAATAATGTTACAGGCCATTTATAACGAAACCAAAGATCTAATGCAAAAAAGCATTCAAGCTTTAAACAGGGATTTTTCCACTCTAAGGAGCGCGAAAGTTTCAGTCAATATTTTAGATCACATCAAAGTGGATTATTACGGCACGCCCACGGCATTAAATCAAGTTGGATCCGTGATGAGCTTGGATGCGACCACCCTTCAAATCAGCCCGTGGGAAAAAAACCTGCTCAAAGAAATTGAACGATCCATTCAAGAAGCCAATATTGGCGTCAATCCTAATAACGACGGCGAAACGATCAAGCTTTTTTTCCCGCCCATGACAAGTGAGCAAAGAAAACTCATCGCAAAAGACGCCAAAGCGATGGGCGAAAAGGCTAAAGTGGCTGTAAGGAATATCCGCCAAGACGCTAACAACAAGGTAAAAAAATTAGAAAAAGACAAGGAAATCAGCGAAGATGAAAGCAAAAAAGCCCAAGAACAGATCCAAAAAATCACCGATGAAGCCATTAAAAAAATTGATGAAAGCGTGAAAAACAAAGAAGATGCGATTTTAAAGGTCTAAACCATGGATATTAAGGCATGTTATCAAAACGCTCAAGCGCTATTAGAGGGGCATTTCTTGCTCAGCAGCGGGTTTCATTCCAATTGTTATTTGCAATCCGCTAAAGTTTTAGAAGATCCCAAACTAGCCGAACAATTAGCTAAAGAATTAGCCAAACAAATTCAAGAAGCCCATTTGAATATTGAATGCGTGTGTTCGCCTGCGATTGGAGGGATCTTGGCTGGGTATGAGCTTGCAAGGGCTTTGGGCGTGCGTTTTATCTTCACTGAAAGGGTGGATAATACCATGACATTAAGGCGTGGTTTTGAAGTCAAAAAAAACGAAAAAATTTTAGTGTGTGAAGACATCATCACCACAGGAAAATCCGCCATGGAATGCGCTAAAGTTTTAGAAGAAAAGGGCGCTCAAATCGTGGCTTTTGGCGCTTTAGCCAATCGGGGCATTTGCAAACGCACCCATTCTCATTTGAAAGCCCAAGAGGGTGCATGTTTGCCTAGCCATTTGCCCTTATTTGCTTTAGAAGATTTTGTTTTTGACATGCACAAGCCTAGTTCTTGCCCTTTATGCGCTACTAGCGTTGCTATCAAGCCAGGAAGTCGTGGCAACTAAAAAAAATAAAACCCCAGAAAAAAAACGCACTTTAGAAAGCCCTTTAAAAGGGTTGAATCTCTCTTTACGCTTAAAGGCCTTTATCACCGATATTTTTATGATTTATACCCCCATGCTTTACATAATGACTTATGCGATTTTAGGGAGCGCGAAGGATTTTAGGGAAAACCAGAGCGCGATTTTTTTATGCCTGCTTTTTTATGCCCTAACGCACAGCTTTTTTATCGCTTTTAAATCCCAAAGCCCTGGAATGCGTTACGCTCAGTTTAAATTGGTCAAAAATAATGGTGAAGAAGTGGGCTTTTTTTTAGCGTTGTGGCGCTTTGTCTTGTGGGTGTTGAGCATGGGGTTACTCATAGGGTTTGTTGCACCTTTTATTTTTAAGTTTTTTTTGCATGACAAACTCAGCGGCACTCATATTGAACTCATCAAGGAGGAAACATGAAAAATTTAGTGATTTTAAGCGGGGCTGGCATTTCAGCAGAAAGCGGGATTAAAACCTTTAGAGACGCTGATGGCTTGTGGGAAGGGCATGACATCATGGAAGTTGCCTCGCCTTATGGTTGGAAAAAGAACCCGCAAAAGGTGTTGGATTTTTACAACCAAAGGCGCCGACAGCTTTTTGAAGTTTATCCTAACAAGGCCCATAAGGCTTTAGCGGAATTGGAAAAACACTATCAAGTCCATATCATCACCCAAAATGTAGATGATTTGCATGAAAGGGCGGGTTCTTCTCGCATTTTGCACTTGCATGGGGAATTGTTAAGCGTTCGCAGCGAAAAAGATCCTAATTTAATTTATAGGTGGGAAAAGGACTTGAATTTAGGCGACTTGGCTAAAGACAAATCGCAATTACGCCCTGATATTGTGTGGTTTGGCGAAGAGGTGCCTTTGCTTAAGGAAGCGATTTCTTTAGTCAAACAAGCGCACCTTTTAATCATCATTGGCACTTCTTTGCAAGTCTATCCGGCCGCTAGTCTCTACACGCATGCGAGCAAAGACACCCTCATTTATTACATTGACCCTAAGGCTAAAAACGCCCATTTGCCCCAAAATATCCAATGCATTAATGAAAGTGCAGTGCATGCCATGCAAGATTTAATGCCCAAACTCATAGAAATGGCCTCTTAAGAGATGTTAAAATAATTTTTATTTTTTCAGCTAACGATTAGCAAAAACATGGTTTAATTGGCTTCATCATTATTTGCGAATAATTAAAGGAGTTTGAGAGCCTAATGCAACAAGCCACAGAAGCATTGAATCACCCCTATTTTGGCGTTTTTGTTTTGTTGGTATTCACCTTTTGGGTGTTTAACTTAACCTTAAGGATCCAAAGGTTTTTAAGCCGTAAAATGGCTCAAAAAAAGGGCGAAAAGCTCAAGCTCGCTCCCTATGAATGCGGGCCTGTGGCTCTCAAGCAGCCTAATAGAGTGTCGCACCATTTCTATATCATGGCCATGCTTTTTATTTTATTTGATGTAGAAATCGTTTTCATGTTCCCTTGGGCGATTGATTTTAAAAAATTAGGCTTGTTTGGGCTCGTTGAAATGCTAGGCTTTGTCTTCTTTTTAACCATTGGTTTTATTTACGCTTTAAAGCGAAACGCTTTGAGCTGGCAGAAATTAGAGGTGAAATAATGCAACAAGCACCGGTTGTTCTAAGCACTTTGGATAAATTATTGAATTGGGGGCGTTCTAATTCGCTCTGGCCCTTAACTTATGGCTTGGCGTGTTGCGCGATTGAGATGATGGCAACAGGGGGTTCAAGGTTTGATTTTGACAGATTTGGCACGATTTTTAGAGCGAGCCCTAGGCAATCTGATGTGATGATCATCGCTGGCACGCTCACTAAAAAGCATGCCGAATTCATGCGTAGGCTCTATGATCAAATGCCTGAACCTAAATGGGTGATTTCTATGGGGAGTTGCGCTAACACGGGCGGGATGTTCAACACTTATGCGACCGTTCAAGGAGCAGACAGGATCGTTCCTGTGGATATTTACTTGCCCGGTTGCGCACCGCGCCCAGAAACTTTACAATACGCTCTTATGGTTTTGCAAGATAAAATCAGACGCTCTAAAGCGATCAAACAAGACGCTCCCAAAAGGTTAGTGTGATGGTAAGAAAACAATCCCCCTATGAAGATGTGCAAAAACAATCGCGCCAGCATGACCCCTATAAAATCATAGAACCCACCCCTAAAAAATACTTAGAGGGCAGCGCTTATGAGGTCATTTACAACCACCTTTCTTACAAACATGAGATTTTAGACAAATACATAGAGACTAACACGGCTGTGTTTTGGATCAAAAAAGACGATATTTTTTCTGTCGCTACGACTTTAAGGCATTTGGGTTATGAGTGTTTGAGCGAAATGAGCGCGATAGATTTGTGCGCTAAAAAAGGGCATTTTGAATTGTTTTATCAATTCGTGGGCTTTAGCGATAGCTGTAAGAACCGCCGTAGGGTGCGCATGAAGTGCGTTTTGTTGCCTAATGAGAGCGTGGATTCTTTGAGTTTTTTATACCGCTCGGCTAATTGGAGCGAAAGGGAAGCGTATGACATGCTTGGTATTGTGTTTGACAAACACCCCTATTTGAAACGCCTTATCATGCCACATGATTGGGTAGGCCACCCCTTATTGCGCTCTTACCCGCTCAAAGGCGATGAATTCGCCCAATGGTATGAAGTGGATAAAATTTTTGGCAAAGAATACCGAGAAGTGGTGGGTAAAGAGCAGAGAGACAGCGCGAGAGTGGATGAAAAAGACACTTTCAATTTCGCTAAAATTGGCTATGAGCAGGGCAAGGGTGAAGAATTAAAAGAAGTAGAAGAAAAGCATGCGTTTAAGAAAATCCCTTTTGTCAAAGATTTGCACAAAATCGCCCCCACTATCTTAAAAAAGAGGCTATAAAATGGCTCAAAATTTCACGAAACTCAACCCCCAGTTTGAAAACATCATTTTTGAACATGACGACAACCAAATGATTTTAAACTTTGGCCCCCAACACCCCAGTAGTCATGGGCAATTGCGCTTGATTTTGGAATTAGAGGGCGAAAAAATCATTAAAGCTACCCCTGAAATTGGCTACTTGCATAGAGGCTGTGAAAAGTTAGGCGAAAACATGACCTATAACGAATACATGCCCACTACTGACAGGTTGGATTACACTTCTTCTACCAGCAATAATTACGCTTACGCTTATGCGGTAGAGACCTTACTCAACTTAGAAATCCCTCGCCGAGCGCAAGTGATCCGCACGATTTTACTAGAGCTTAACCGCATGATTTCACACATCTTTTTTATCAGCGTGCATGCTTTAGATGTGGGGGCGATGAGCGTGTTTTTGTATGCGTTTAAAACGAGGGAATACGGGTTGGATTTGATGGAGGATTATTGCGGGGCTAGGCTCACGCATAACGCTATAAGGATTGGGGGCGTGCCTTTGGATTTACCCCCTAATTGGTTGGAGGGCTTGAAAAAGTTTTTAGGCGAAATGAGGGAATGCAAAAAACTCATTCAAGGCTTATTGGATAAGAATCGCATTTGGCGGATGCGCTTGGAAAATGTGGGCGTTGTAACGCCCAAAATGGCGCAAAGTTGGGGCATGAGCGGTATCATGTTAAGAGGGACTGGGATCGCTTATGATATTAGGAAAGAAGAACCTTATGAGCTTTATAAAGAGCTTGATTTTGATGTGCCGGTGGGCAATTATGGCGATAGTTATGATCGGTATTGTTTGTATATGTTAGAAATTGATGAAAGCATTCGCATCATTGAGCAACTCATTCCCATGTATGCTAAAACCGATACGCCTATCATGGCCCAAAACCCGCATTACATTTCCGCCCCAAAAGAAGATATAATGACGCAAAACTACGCCTTGATGCAGCATTTTGTTTTAGTGGCTCAAGGCATGCGCCCGCCCGTTGGGGAAGTGTATGCCCCCACAGAAAGCCCTAAAGGGGAATTAGGGTTTTTTATCCATTCAGAGGGCGAGCCTTACCCTCATAGATTAAAAATCAGAGCCCCTAGCTTTTATCACATTGGGGCTTTGAGCGATATTTTAGTGGGGCAATATTTAGCGGATGCGGTAACCGTGATTGGATCAACCAATGCGGTGTTTGGCGAGGTGGATAGATGAAACGCTTTGATTTACGCCCCTTAAAAGCGGGTATTTTTGAACGCTTGGAAGAATTGATTGAAAAAGAAATGCAACCTAATGAAGTCGCTATTTTCATGTTTGAAGTGGGGGATTTTTCTAATATCCCTAAGAGCGCTGAATTTATCCAATCTAAAGGGCATGAGCTCCTCAATTCTTTGCGTTTCAATCAAGCGGATTGGACGATTGTCGTGAGAAAAAAGGCTTGATTTTGAGCGGCTTTAACCCCTTAAATTCTCCCTTAATCGCAAGCTCTTCAATTAGCTTGAAAGAAGCCTATTGTTTAGAAAAATTATCTCTTCAAAAAGGGTTTAAAATCCATTACAAAATGACAAAAGATAGCTT is a window of Helicobacter pylori NQ4053 DNA encoding:
- the trpS gene encoding tryptophan--tRNA ligase produces the protein MHKKRVFSGIQPTGQIHLGNYLGAIKHWVEMQDEYENLFCIVNSHAITLPIDPTFLKSQTYELVKLLLACGINPSQSGLFIQSEVDEHPALAWLLNCQVSMGEMQRMTQFKDKSLKNPKSVNVGLFNYPILMASDILLYQSDLVPVGEDQKQHLELTRNVAEKFNRDFGNCFKVPEPLIAKVGARVMGLDDPKVKMSKSHQGANHAIFLLDEPDIIVRKIKKAATDSIGVIAFDEKREGIFNLLNIYMLLSDESPEKIEERFKNKGYGDFKKELAEVVIQSLKPIQERYKEISDDEVKAVLNCGTKKARPLARATYQKAKELMGLI
- a CDS encoding methyltransferase domain-containing protein, which codes for MDSFYSFNQLAFNQHSFNKHAKTYHLFAHIQQQIAICLVQFLKQKRYAKVLDLGSGSGAVFNALERQNIVIEDFIALDNSINMLKLHPTHSINIQKISLEHADFEEHVFCDYDLVVSSSSLQWARDLKSVLEKIALSSKEAALAIHTDFSLHEVHEFLGTPSPLRDLKTLKSLIKNAFKHFQIELENKRFSLYFNRKQDCLNYLKKCGLLGGSTLSFKQKKHFFQNMAFEKLSYEVLLFSGIKRS
- the secG gene encoding preprotein translocase subunit SecG — translated: MTSALLGLQIVLAVLIVVVVLLQKSSSIGLGAYSGSNDSLFGAKGPASFMAKLTMFLGLLFVINTIALGYFYNKEYGKSILDETKTKLSPLVPATGTLNPTLNPTLNPTLNPLEQAPTNPLMPQQTPNELPKEPLNAPSVESPKQNEKNEKNDTKENGIKGVEKTKESAKTPPTTHQKPKTHATTNAHTNQKKDEK
- the frr gene encoding ribosome recycling factor; the encoded protein is MLQAIYNETKDLMQKSIQALNRDFSTLRSAKVSVNILDHIKVDYYGTPTALNQVGSVMSLDATTLQISPWEKNLLKEIERSIQEANIGVNPNNDGETIKLFFPPMTSEQRKLIAKDAKAMGEKAKVAVRNIRQDANNKVKKLEKDKEISEDESKKAQEQIQKITDEAIKKIDESVKNKEDAILKV
- the pyrE gene encoding orotate phosphoribosyltransferase; its protein translation is MDIKACYQNAQALLEGHFLLSSGFHSNCYLQSAKVLEDPKLAEQLAKELAKQIQEAHLNIECVCSPAIGGILAGYELARALGVRFIFTERVDNTMTLRRGFEVKKNEKILVCEDIITTGKSAMECAKVLEEKGAQIVAFGALANRGICKRTHSHLKAQEGACLPSHLPLFALEDFVFDMHKPSSCPLCATSVAIKPGSRGN
- a CDS encoding RDD family protein, encoding MATKKNKTPEKKRTLESPLKGLNLSLRLKAFITDIFMIYTPMLYIMTYAILGSAKDFRENQSAIFLCLLFYALTHSFFIAFKSQSPGMRYAQFKLVKNNGEEVGFFLALWRFVLWVLSMGLLIGFVAPFIFKFFLHDKLSGTHIELIKEET
- a CDS encoding SIR2 family NAD-dependent protein deacylase — protein: MKNLVILSGAGISAESGIKTFRDADGLWEGHDIMEVASPYGWKKNPQKVLDFYNQRRRQLFEVYPNKAHKALAELEKHYQVHIITQNVDDLHERAGSSRILHLHGELLSVRSEKDPNLIYRWEKDLNLGDLAKDKSQLRPDIVWFGEEVPLLKEAISLVKQAHLLIIIGTSLQVYPAASLYTHASKDTLIYYIDPKAKNAHLPQNIQCINESAVHAMQDLMPKLIEMAS
- a CDS encoding NAD(P)H-quinone oxidoreductase subunit 3 translates to MQQATEALNHPYFGVFVLLVFTFWVFNLTLRIQRFLSRKMAQKKGEKLKLAPYECGPVALKQPNRVSHHFYIMAMLFILFDVEIVFMFPWAIDFKKLGLFGLVEMLGFVFFLTIGFIYALKRNALSWQKLEVK
- a CDS encoding NuoB/complex I 20 kDa subunit family protein; translated protein: MQQAPVVLSTLDKLLNWGRSNSLWPLTYGLACCAIEMMATGGSRFDFDRFGTIFRASPRQSDVMIIAGTLTKKHAEFMRRLYDQMPEPKWVISMGSCANTGGMFNTYATVQGADRIVPVDIYLPGCAPRPETLQYALMVLQDKIRRSKAIKQDAPKRLV
- a CDS encoding NADH-quinone oxidoreductase subunit C, coding for MVRKQSPYEDVQKQSRQHDPYKIIEPTPKKYLEGSAYEVIYNHLSYKHEILDKYIETNTAVFWIKKDDIFSVATTLRHLGYECLSEMSAIDLCAKKGHFELFYQFVGFSDSCKNRRRVRMKCVLLPNESVDSLSFLYRSANWSEREAYDMLGIVFDKHPYLKRLIMPHDWVGHPLLRSYPLKGDEFAQWYEVDKIFGKEYREVVGKEQRDSARVDEKDTFNFAKIGYEQGKGEELKEVEEKHAFKKIPFVKDLHKIAPTILKKRL
- the nuoD gene encoding NADH dehydrogenase (quinone) subunit D gives rise to the protein MAQNFTKLNPQFENIIFEHDDNQMILNFGPQHPSSHGQLRLILELEGEKIIKATPEIGYLHRGCEKLGENMTYNEYMPTTDRLDYTSSTSNNYAYAYAVETLLNLEIPRRAQVIRTILLELNRMISHIFFISVHALDVGAMSVFLYAFKTREYGLDLMEDYCGARLTHNAIRIGGVPLDLPPNWLEGLKKFLGEMRECKKLIQGLLDKNRIWRMRLENVGVVTPKMAQSWGMSGIMLRGTGIAYDIRKEEPYELYKELDFDVPVGNYGDSYDRYCLYMLEIDESIRIIEQLIPMYAKTDTPIMAQNPHYISAPKEDIMTQNYALMQHFVLVAQGMRPPVGEVYAPTESPKGELGFFIHSEGEPYPHRLKIRAPSFYHIGALSDILVGQYLADAVTVIGSTNAVFGEVDR
- a CDS encoding NADH-ubiquinone oxidoreductase subunit E family protein, with the protein product MKRFDLRPLKAGIFERLEELIEKEMQPNEVAIFMFEVGDFSNIPKSAEFIQSKGHELLNSLRFNQADWTIVVRKKA